The following are encoded together in the Pedobacter sp. D749 genome:
- a CDS encoding GlxA family transcriptional regulator, whose protein sequence is MKPNRVIFFIFNNVHLLDLAGAVTVFYESGCCGKQYDMRYVSPYDNPESSSGLGFTNVEPLSSIPVNQHDIVIVAGMEIEKWNRADDHLWIPWLQSAAATGATISSICTAAFALAAAGLLNGQNCTTHWAWTTALQQRYPLIRVIENKLFVQSGRIFTSAGIATGIDLALYLVEEQHGAAFACLVAKDMVVYMRRDGMEAQNSIYLQNRQHINHLVHQVQDYITKHLHQKITIGELAELVFISPRSLTRLFKSATGITIGQYIQSLRMEKAKHLLKTGEKVAWIAKECGYNSTSQLRKLAKEIKD, encoded by the coding sequence ATGAAGCCTAACCGAGTTATATTTTTCATATTTAATAATGTTCACCTTTTAGATCTGGCCGGTGCGGTAACGGTTTTTTACGAATCGGGATGTTGCGGAAAGCAGTATGATATGCGTTACGTTTCGCCATATGACAATCCGGAAAGCTCATCCGGCCTTGGATTTACAAATGTTGAACCGCTCAGTTCCATTCCCGTTAATCAGCACGATATTGTAATTGTAGCCGGAATGGAAATTGAAAAATGGAACAGGGCAGATGACCATCTCTGGATACCCTGGCTGCAGTCTGCTGCAGCAACTGGCGCTACGATATCTTCAATTTGTACAGCAGCCTTTGCCCTTGCCGCCGCCGGGCTTTTAAATGGTCAAAACTGTACTACGCACTGGGCATGGACTACAGCTTTACAACAGAGATACCCTCTGATCAGGGTGATCGAGAATAAATTATTTGTGCAGAGTGGCAGGATTTTTACCAGCGCGGGGATTGCAACAGGGATTGATCTAGCGCTCTACCTTGTTGAAGAGCAGCATGGAGCAGCTTTTGCATGTCTTGTGGCAAAAGATATGGTTGTTTATATGCGCAGGGATGGAATGGAAGCGCAAAATAGCATTTACCTGCAGAACAGGCAGCATATTAACCACCTTGTACATCAGGTACAGGATTATATCACCAAACACCTGCATCAAAAAATAACAATAGGGGAACTGGCTGAGCTGGTCTTTATTAGTCCGCGTAGCCTTACACGCCTGTTTAAATCTGCCACAGGAATCACCATCGGGCAATATATTCAATCTTTAAGGATGGAAAAGGCAAAACACCTGCTTAAAACAGGAGAGAAGGTAGCCTGGATAGCAAAAGAATGCGGTTATAACAGCACTTCCCAGCTGAGGAAGCTGGCTAAAGAAATAAAGGATTAA
- a CDS encoding RNA polymerase sigma-70 factor, translating into MGENNTAGFNYKEEKRFDEKSFEDLYRRMYPTLKKYAIYLVKDIEDAQLILNDVFIAIWKNSTLIADEKAYLFRAVKNAAINYHKIPKASFLHIDSEEENPEIIDRKETPSQAFQNKDRNRILYALIDQMPERRRLIFYMYRIDGFSYKEIAALLDISVRTVEDHLVKGFQFLQQKVLQNSAEFR; encoded by the coding sequence ATGGGCGAAAACAATACTGCCGGTTTTAACTACAAAGAGGAAAAGAGGTTTGATGAAAAATCTTTCGAAGACCTTTATCGCCGTATGTACCCCACGCTTAAAAAGTACGCCATTTACCTGGTAAAGGATATAGAAGATGCACAGCTCATTCTAAATGATGTATTTATAGCCATCTGGAAAAACAGCACCCTGATCGCTGACGAAAAAGCATATCTTTTCCGCGCCGTTAAAAATGCCGCTATCAACTATCATAAAATCCCCAAAGCCAGTTTCCTGCATATTGATAGTGAAGAAGAAAACCCGGAAATTATCGATCGGAAAGAAACACCGTCACAGGCTTTCCAGAACAAAGACCGGAACCGTATACTTTATGCACTGATTGATCAGATGCCTGAAAGGCGGCGACTTATTTTCTATATGTACCGGATTGATGGCTTTAGTTATAAAGAAATTGCAGCTTTACTCGATATATCGGTGAGGACCGTTGAAGACCACCTGGTAAAAGGCTTTCAGTTTCTTCAGCAAAAAGTATTGCAAAACAGCGCTGAATTCAGGTAA
- a CDS encoding glycoside hydrolase family 88 protein — MNLKITITALSILSVSIVKAQKIDVKKAFASAAKQTEVLIRNVDSARKVKPDLVSPRTVENGQFKMVVSKDWTSGFFPAELWYFYQYTNDRKWLDLAKKYTEDIKKEQFNTGTHDLGFMIYCPFGNGYRLTNDPAYKAVIIQAAKSLSTRFNVKAGVIKSWDHNGDKWKYPVIIDNMMNLELLFETTKLTGDSSFYKIAVTHANTTMKNHFRSDFSSYHVIDYDTLTGNVRQKLTAQGYANESAWARGQAWALYGYTMCYRETKNKAYLAQADGVAGFILNSKITPADGIPYWDYNDPQIPDVSRDASAASITASALYELAKYSINGKKYKAAADKILNSLITKYTSKIGANYGFILEHSTGHRPAKSEIDVPINYADYYYLEALLRSKN, encoded by the coding sequence ATGAACTTAAAAATAACAATAACGGCGCTAAGCATATTGTCTGTCAGTATAGTAAAGGCACAAAAAATAGATGTTAAAAAAGCATTTGCGTCAGCAGCGAAACAAACAGAAGTATTGATCAGAAATGTAGATTCGGCCAGGAAAGTAAAACCTGATCTGGTTTCACCACGAACTGTAGAAAACGGACAGTTTAAAATGGTGGTGTCGAAAGATTGGACCAGTGGATTCTTCCCGGCAGAATTATGGTATTTTTATCAATATACCAACGACAGGAAATGGCTCGATTTGGCTAAGAAATATACTGAGGATATTAAAAAGGAACAATTTAACACAGGAACGCATGATTTAGGGTTCATGATTTATTGTCCATTTGGAAACGGATACCGTTTAACAAACGATCCGGCTTATAAAGCAGTAATTATTCAGGCGGCAAAATCATTGTCTACAAGATTTAACGTCAAAGCAGGAGTGATAAAATCCTGGGATCATAATGGCGATAAGTGGAAGTACCCGGTCATTATTGATAACATGATGAACCTTGAGCTGTTATTCGAAACCACTAAGTTAACAGGCGATTCATCTTTCTATAAAATTGCGGTAACACATGCCAATACCACGATGAAGAATCATTTCAGATCTGATTTTAGTTCTTATCATGTGATCGATTATGACACCTTAACAGGTAATGTGCGCCAGAAATTAACCGCACAAGGTTACGCTAACGAATCGGCCTGGGCACGCGGACAAGCCTGGGCATTATATGGTTATACCATGTGTTACCGTGAAACTAAAAATAAAGCATATTTGGCTCAGGCTGATGGGGTTGCGGGTTTTATCTTAAACAGTAAAATTACGCCGGCTGATGGCATTCCGTATTGGGATTATAACGATCCTCAAATTCCTGATGTTTCCAGAGATGCATCTGCTGCATCAATTACAGCTTCGGCGCTTTACGAATTGGCAAAGTACAGTATCAATGGTAAAAAATATAAAGCAGCTGCCGATAAAATCTTAAATTCGCTCATCACAAAGTACACCAGTAAAATTGGTGCAAATTATGGCTTTATTTTAGAGCACAGCACCGGGCACCGCCCGGCGAAGTCTGAAATTGATGTGCCGATCAATTATGCCGATTATTACTATTTAGAGGCTTTGTTAAGAAGTAAAAACTAA
- a CDS encoding suppressor of fused domain protein → MKNSIPNSVEIVDNHLDQFFDDDEDIVVFDEIESEVIHRDIFFIKANENRPYHILLSCGMSALPMKVPEDVDSSPYAELMFLLPKEWNLNYDSFGDERNYWPIRLMKQLMILPHPDETWLGFGHTFTYQEDGAFAEGAGFNSVMLAYSKEISDEFTKIELENNQAVSIYSLIPLYKEELEFKNQNGGVALLELLDQHNVTEIVKIGRKNVCT, encoded by the coding sequence ATGAAAAATTCTATTCCTAATAGCGTGGAGATTGTCGACAATCACTTAGACCAGTTTTTTGATGATGATGAAGATATTGTAGTGTTTGATGAAATTGAGTCAGAGGTCATCCATAGAGATATATTCTTTATAAAAGCTAATGAGAACAGGCCATATCATATCCTGTTAAGCTGTGGAATGAGTGCCTTGCCTATGAAAGTGCCTGAGGATGTTGATTCGTCTCCCTACGCTGAGCTCATGTTTTTACTTCCGAAAGAATGGAATCTTAATTATGATTCTTTCGGCGATGAGCGCAACTATTGGCCAATCAGGTTAATGAAACAACTGATGATTTTGCCGCATCCTGACGAAACCTGGCTAGGATTCGGTCACACGTTTACCTATCAGGAAGATGGAGCTTTTGCCGAAGGCGCAGGATTCAATTCTGTAATGTTAGCGTATTCTAAGGAGATATCAGATGAGTTTACGAAAATAGAACTGGAAAATAATCAAGCTGTTTCCATCTATTCTTTAATTCCGCTATATAAAGAAGAACTCGAATTTAAAAACCAAAACGGTGGTGTAGCGTTATTGGAACTTCTGGACCAACACAATGTAACTGAAATTGTAAAAATTGGCAGAAAAAATGTCTGTACTTAA
- a CDS encoding SusC/RagA family TonB-linked outer membrane protein, which translates to MKKSAVTGQLIFSAMRFFILIYIMLSIMLFVGQASPVNAQQLNTKVSISLKPGNLTDLFKTLEKKTGLYFVYSNKDAVAQQHISALKADNETVGSLLNRILTPMQLTYLIEKNQVIIKKSIRVSGKVTDEKGLPLPGVNVIEKGSSNTTSTRLNGDFNLNVTNQSATLIFRMIGYQSKEIVLQGQTELKVSLSADETALSDVVVTALGIKRAEKALGYSIATVKGSDVNTVKEVNVINSLAGKVAGVNVVSTGADPGSSSFITIRGQSSIATDNQPLFVVDGVPVAHSLRATSEVGRSSVDYGSPIADISPDDVESITILKGASAAALYGSRAGSGVVLITTKSGSVNKRGLGINFNSNAMYDQAWMFPHFQHTFGGGEYTDDPASSTTSAWGPRLDAGTKHLQWNSPLDASGKPIATDWISHPNNPQDFYETGATYTNNISITGKNADGNYRLSYTNLNNKGIVPNTDLKRNTLNLSATYVLHPKLKISTNIGYVNNKSDNRPSAYRESVTQMLYSLPPNMNINDLKNYWKPGRENIEQFSADDSDNPYFVAYEHTNGYDRNRLTGNVQAVYDITKNLSLMVRTGLDMYNEEHETKRPFSSKRFKFGGYGVDNSFFKEQNTDFLLSYKKLLNQDWSLSLSAGGNQMDQTNRSTAQKTESLSIPGVYNIANAQAGTIVNSQYNSRKRINSVYGLGQVSFRDMVFLDLTGRNDWSSTLPAGNNSYFYPSASLSTIVTDVFKIKSDVLSFVKLRANWAQVGSDTDPYQLYNTIPFNQDWGDVKRATIEFNLKNNFLKPEIATSYEFGGDLRFFKSRIGIDVTWYKTNKRNQIINIPTTIASGSSNRLINAGNIQNSGWEIGLNAVPFDGRFKWETNVNFTKNENKVIALSDGLKEYSMGSADGDNIRYLIKEGTKIGDFYTPSYTKVSSGPNAGAALLDKTGHYIRNNTEYIKVGNYNPDFTVGFNNTFSYQNFSLNVLLDWRKGGNFYSYVVKSLINAGLTDNTLAGRDAETGGLPWTDSQGKKRNDGMIIPGYIADANGNLSQNTVIIAASDFYNNTYNKYYERLTYSASFLKIREASLTYVFNKKVTGKLPISNLSLSLIGRNLYTWTANGLGYDPETTMSVTEGFKLGVGHWTLPGTRSFGFKLSCNF; encoded by the coding sequence ATGAAAAAGTCAGCAGTGACTGGTCAATTAATTTTTAGCGCAATGCGTTTTTTTATCCTTATTTACATCATGCTCTCCATTATGCTCTTTGTAGGGCAGGCATCACCCGTAAATGCTCAACAATTAAACACCAAAGTAAGTATCAGTTTAAAACCGGGAAATTTAACAGATCTTTTTAAAACCCTGGAAAAGAAAACCGGCCTTTATTTCGTGTATTCTAATAAAGATGCCGTAGCGCAACAGCACATTAGCGCTTTAAAAGCCGATAACGAAACTGTGGGCAGCTTATTAAACCGGATTTTAACCCCGATGCAGCTTACCTACCTGATCGAAAAGAACCAGGTCATTATTAAAAAATCAATCCGCGTGAGCGGAAAAGTAACCGATGAAAAAGGGCTACCCTTACCCGGGGTAAATGTAATCGAAAAAGGCAGCAGCAACACTACCAGTACCAGGCTTAACGGAGATTTTAACCTCAATGTTACCAATCAATCGGCAACCCTGATTTTCAGGATGATCGGTTATCAAAGCAAAGAAATCGTTCTTCAGGGCCAAACCGAATTAAAGGTTAGTCTCTCCGCGGATGAAACAGCCCTCTCCGATGTAGTGGTTACTGCCTTAGGTATTAAACGTGCAGAAAAAGCCCTTGGTTATTCCATTGCCACGGTAAAAGGCAGTGATGTAAACACGGTAAAAGAAGTGAATGTAATCAACTCACTGGCCGGAAAAGTAGCGGGTGTAAATGTGGTAAGCACGGGTGCTGATCCCGGATCAAGTTCATTTATCACCATCCGGGGGCAATCATCAATCGCAACCGACAACCAGCCTTTATTTGTGGTAGATGGCGTTCCGGTAGCACATTCGCTCCGTGCAACATCAGAAGTTGGCCGCTCATCTGTTGATTATGGTAGCCCGATTGCAGATATCAGTCCGGATGATGTAGAAAGTATCACCATATTAAAAGGTGCAAGTGCCGCCGCATTATACGGCAGCAGGGCCGGAAGTGGTGTGGTTTTGATTACTACCAAAAGTGGCTCGGTAAACAAAAGGGGTTTAGGGATAAACTTTAACTCCAATGCCATGTATGATCAGGCCTGGATGTTCCCACATTTCCAGCATACCTTTGGGGGCGGCGAATATACCGACGACCCTGCATCTTCTACCACCTCTGCCTGGGGGCCGCGGCTTGATGCAGGTACAAAACACCTGCAATGGAACAGCCCTCTGGATGCCAGCGGAAAACCAATAGCTACCGATTGGATATCTCATCCTAATAATCCACAGGATTTTTATGAAACCGGTGCGACCTATACCAATAACATTTCCATCACCGGAAAAAATGCAGATGGCAATTACCGCTTATCGTACACCAACCTGAACAATAAAGGGATCGTGCCCAATACCGACCTGAAAAGGAATACGCTTAACCTTTCTGCCACCTATGTGCTGCATCCTAAATTAAAGATCAGCACCAATATTGGCTATGTTAACAATAAAAGCGACAACAGGCCATCGGCTTACCGGGAAAGTGTTACGCAGATGCTGTATTCACTACCACCGAATATGAACATCAACGACCTGAAAAACTACTGGAAACCGGGACGGGAAAACATCGAGCAGTTTTCAGCAGATGATTCTGACAATCCTTATTTTGTAGCTTATGAGCATACCAACGGCTACGACAGGAACCGGTTAACCGGAAATGTACAGGCTGTTTACGACATCACTAAAAACTTAAGTTTAATGGTACGTACCGGACTTGATATGTACAACGAGGAACACGAAACCAAACGCCCTTTTAGTTCGAAACGGTTTAAATTTGGTGGTTATGGTGTAGATAATTCCTTCTTTAAGGAACAGAATACCGATTTTTTACTGAGCTATAAAAAACTGTTAAATCAGGACTGGTCTTTGAGTCTTTCTGCCGGAGGTAACCAAATGGATCAGACCAACAGGTCAACCGCGCAGAAAACAGAGAGTCTGAGTATTCCGGGTGTTTACAATATTGCCAACGCACAGGCGGGCACCATCGTAAATTCGCAATACAATTCACGCAAACGCATCAATAGTGTTTATGGTCTCGGCCAGGTATCGTTCAGGGATATGGTTTTCCTTGATCTTACAGGAAGGAACGATTGGTCGAGCACACTCCCGGCCGGCAACAATTCGTACTTTTATCCTTCCGCATCTTTAAGCACCATTGTAACGGATGTCTTCAAGATCAAATCAGATGTGCTTTCGTTTGTTAAACTGAGGGCCAACTGGGCACAGGTGGGTAGTGATACCGATCCTTACCAGTTGTATAATACCATCCCGTTTAACCAGGACTGGGGCGATGTAAAAAGAGCAACCATTGAGTTCAACCTCAAAAATAACTTCCTGAAACCAGAAATTGCCACTTCTTACGAATTTGGCGGAGACCTGCGCTTTTTTAAAAGCCGCATAGGCATCGATGTCACCTGGTATAAAACAAACAAAAGGAACCAGATCATCAATATCCCAACCACCATTGCTTCAGGTTCATCCAACCGGTTGATCAATGCCGGAAACATCCAGAACAGCGGTTGGGAAATCGGCTTAAATGCGGTTCCTTTTGATGGCCGCTTTAAATGGGAAACCAATGTCAACTTCACCAAAAATGAAAATAAAGTTATTGCGTTATCAGACGGTTTAAAAGAATATTCAATGGGCAGTGCCGACGGGGATAATATCCGTTACCTGATTAAGGAAGGTACAAAAATCGGTGATTTTTATACGCCGAGTTATACCAAAGTAAGCAGCGGCCCAAATGCAGGCGCAGCTTTATTGGATAAAACCGGGCATTATATCCGCAACAATACCGAATACATCAAGGTAGGAAACTACAATCCAGATTTCACGGTAGGTTTTAACAATACTTTCAGTTATCAAAACTTTAGCTTAAATGTGCTTTTAGACTGGCGCAAAGGCGGTAATTTTTATTCGTACGTGGTTAAAAGCCTGATCAATGCCGGTTTGACGGATAATACTCTTGCTGGCAGGGATGCGGAAACCGGTGGTTTACCATGGACAGATTCGCAAGGCAAAAAGCGGAACGATGGGATGATTATTCCGGGTTATATTGCTGATGCAAATGGTAACCTGAGCCAAAACACCGTAATTATTGCAGCTTCTGACTTTTATAACAACACTTATAATAAATACTACGAAAGATTAACGTATTCTGCTTCCTTCCTGAAAATCAGAGAAGCTTCTTTAACCTATGTATTCAACAAAAAAGTAACCGGTAAACTGCCCATCAGTAACCTGTCCTTATCACTTATCGGGCGGAACCTGTACACCTGGACTGCCAACGGACTGGGCTATGACCCGGAAACAACCATGAGTGTTACCGAAGGCTTTAAACTCGGCGTTGGCCACTGGACCTTACCAGGTACACGCTCATTCGGTTTTAAACTAAGTTGTAACTTTTAA
- a CDS encoding DJ-1/PfpI family protein has translation MKQLLRLIFIIPCFAFSQVYANTYVCQPCNRPCDSATYQQPGICTQCGMKLVEKKTSLLKDKQITVCFYLYDGVEILDFAGPMEVFSYAGFKIITVAKTKAPLLTQGILKIIPDYSIKDAPQADIFAVFGGSDEVATNDPEVISWIKSRDSATKSYFSVCTGAFILGKAGLLDQLTVTTFHKSITNLQKALPKAKVLANVRYIDNGKVITTAGISAGLDGALHLVAKLRGKEVAQAIAKQIEYDKYIPEQGMDLSQ, from the coding sequence ATGAAACAGCTGTTACGCTTAATCTTTATCATTCCCTGCTTCGCATTTTCACAGGTCTATGCAAACACTTATGTATGTCAGCCTTGCAACCGTCCATGTGATAGCGCGACTTACCAGCAGCCCGGTATTTGTACGCAATGCGGGATGAAACTTGTAGAAAAAAAAACATCCTTATTAAAGGATAAACAAATAACGGTCTGCTTTTACCTGTATGATGGGGTAGAGATACTGGATTTTGCAGGCCCGATGGAAGTATTTTCCTATGCAGGATTCAAAATCATCACTGTCGCAAAAACCAAAGCGCCCCTTTTGACACAGGGCATTTTGAAGATTATCCCTGATTACAGTATTAAAGACGCTCCGCAGGCGGATATCTTTGCGGTATTTGGTGGCTCAGATGAAGTGGCAACAAATGATCCTGAAGTTATTTCCTGGATAAAATCCAGGGACAGCGCCACTAAAAGCTATTTTTCTGTCTGCACCGGAGCCTTTATTCTCGGGAAAGCTGGCCTGCTTGATCAGCTTACCGTGACCACTTTTCATAAAAGCATAACCAATCTTCAAAAGGCATTACCGAAAGCTAAAGTACTTGCAAATGTTCGTTATATTGATAATGGCAAAGTAATCACCACCGCAGGAATATCGGCGGGTCTAGATGGTGCGCTGCACCTGGTTGCAAAATTGAGGGGTAAAGAAGTAGCACAAGCAATTGCTAAACAAATAGAATATGATAAATATATACCTGAACAGGGGATGGACCTGTCTCAATAG
- a CDS encoding FecR family protein encodes MDQETWKLVLEYLAVKEDLHSSKAEIAQLEKKLRDWVSKDPDHEEQLEEVLLLWQDTAQLPDDGLWKESFAGIKEQINQAPARKFKILKWWPAATAAAIIGALLFFMGGDKKPLPVNEYQVAWTSKTAAPGKIVKVMLPDSSEIWLNSGSSISFPQNLKHAGIRTVKLNGEAFFKVKRDPAHPFIVKSQQIQTRVLGTSFNIRAWKGSRPEVTVLTGKVAVSRDSAGVQSSAVHLLPDQKAVYDVRLARLLREDVDDARTSVDWRTGKMNFESTPMEEVFQIISRKYAVKVVTDQSFKNCELTAKFDNVALSEVMKTIGLTFDIHYTINKQTIYIKGGKCN; translated from the coding sequence ATGGATCAGGAAACCTGGAAATTAGTACTCGAATATTTGGCTGTAAAGGAAGATTTGCACAGCAGCAAAGCTGAAATTGCGCAGCTCGAAAAAAAACTCAGGGATTGGGTAAGTAAAGATCCTGACCATGAGGAGCAGTTGGAAGAGGTATTATTGTTATGGCAGGATACCGCGCAATTACCGGATGATGGATTGTGGAAGGAAAGTTTTGCCGGCATCAAAGAACAGATCAATCAGGCTCCGGCCAGAAAATTCAAAATATTAAAATGGTGGCCGGCGGCAACGGCTGCAGCAATTATTGGCGCACTCCTCTTTTTTATGGGTGGCGATAAAAAGCCATTGCCGGTTAACGAATACCAGGTAGCGTGGACAAGCAAAACTGCAGCGCCCGGTAAAATTGTTAAAGTAATGCTTCCGGATAGCTCCGAGATCTGGTTAAACTCAGGCAGTAGTATCAGCTTTCCGCAAAACCTGAAACATGCCGGCATCAGAACAGTTAAACTCAATGGAGAGGCTTTTTTTAAAGTAAAAAGAGATCCTGCTCATCCTTTTATAGTCAAAAGCCAGCAGATCCAAACCAGGGTATTGGGAACCAGTTTTAATATCCGTGCCTGGAAAGGCTCCCGGCCGGAAGTAACCGTACTTACCGGAAAGGTAGCGGTTTCGAGAGATTCTGCCGGCGTACAATCATCTGCAGTTCACCTCCTGCCCGATCAGAAAGCAGTTTACGATGTAAGATTGGCCCGCCTGCTGCGCGAAGACGTTGATGATGCCAGAACCTCGGTCGACTGGAGAACAGGAAAGATGAATTTCGAAAGTACCCCTATGGAAGAGGTATTCCAGATCATATCACGTAAATATGCGGTTAAGGTAGTTACCGACCAGTCTTTCAAAAACTGTGAACTCACAGCAAAATTCGACAATGTGGCGCTAAGCGAGGTCATGAAAACCATCGGGCTCACATTTGATATCCATTACACCATAAACAAACAGACTATTTATATAAAAGGAGGTAAATGTAACTAA
- a CDS encoding STM3941 family protein produces MEFYRNKKKSAQLIFICSGILIALVAVFLYSIGLFTGNIATKLGGVSAVLGIILLIVIIRMLISLNRSAPLLILSSEGVYSEVTAVSKAAGLISWKDILDISITKAGWDTLVVLSVGRAAHYIPIIQKKLSAMAVSGIQDPSGNLQIFLTASELDINANKLLTIIQDYRKTLRGSDHLQHDQFK; encoded by the coding sequence ATGGAATTTTACAGAAATAAAAAAAAATCAGCGCAGCTCATCTTTATCTGCTCAGGCATCCTGATTGCACTTGTGGCGGTATTTTTATACAGCATCGGATTATTCACTGGTAATATTGCCACTAAACTTGGGGGAGTGTCGGCTGTTTTAGGAATTATCCTGCTCATTGTCATCATCAGGATGCTGATCTCCCTTAACCGTTCAGCTCCCCTACTCATACTCAGTAGTGAAGGAGTATACTCAGAAGTTACCGCAGTGAGCAAGGCCGCAGGCCTGATATCATGGAAAGACATCCTGGACATCTCAATCACGAAAGCCGGATGGGATACCCTGGTGGTCCTAAGCGTAGGCAGGGCAGCGCATTATATACCCATCATTCAAAAAAAACTATCTGCCATGGCGGTCAGCGGCATACAGGATCCCTCGGGGAACCTGCAGATCTTTCTGACCGCATCTGAACTGGATATAAACGCAAATAAACTTTTGACAATAATCCAGGACTATCGCAAAACACTTAGAGGAAGTGATCACCTCCAACATGACCAATTCAAATAA
- a CDS encoding glycoside hydrolase family 30 beta sandwich domain-containing protein produces MKRNLSIILILATAFNVSAQNKKGIKPIQTYTVANKKVTVYTTADKSEYRISKTETLSFAEHKQPFETEPCIFVDPTVKYQTLVGIGGALTDASAETFAKLSKKNQQELLTAYYNKDKGIGYTLARTNIASCDFSSGSYTYVQDNDKGLKTFSVAHDEEFKIPLIKQAIAASGGKLPLFVSPWSPPAWMKDNNSLIQGGHLLPAYRQSWANHYVKFIKTYEAMGIPVWGLSVQNEPMAKQKWESCVFTAEEERDFIKNFLGPTLQKSGLASKKLIAWDHNRDQIFQRASTILNDKDAAKYVWGIGFHWYETWTGSGMQFGNVKQTHEAYPDKALIFTEGCKEQYDVNKLDDWTLGERYGYSMINDFNAGTAAWTDWNILLDEKGGPNHVGNFCFAPVHADTKNDKLIYTNAYYYMGHFSKFIRPGAKRIGAASSRDKLQSTAFLNPDGKLVVVVMNQSDDKLKYSLWIKGEAATTTSLPHSITTLVVE; encoded by the coding sequence ATGAAACGAAATCTAAGCATCATATTGATTTTGGCAACGGCATTTAATGTGTCTGCCCAAAACAAAAAAGGGATTAAACCTATACAAACTTATACGGTTGCCAACAAAAAAGTAACGGTTTATACTACAGCAGATAAATCTGAATACCGCATCAGTAAAACAGAAACCTTAAGTTTTGCTGAGCATAAGCAACCTTTTGAAACAGAGCCCTGTATTTTTGTTGATCCAACTGTAAAATACCAAACCCTGGTGGGAATTGGCGGTGCTTTAACCGATGCTTCGGCAGAAACATTTGCAAAGTTATCCAAGAAAAACCAGCAGGAACTTTTAACAGCATATTACAATAAAGATAAGGGGATTGGCTATACTTTGGCACGTACGAATATTGCCAGTTGCGATTTTTCGAGTGGAAGTTATACCTATGTACAGGACAATGATAAGGGCCTTAAAACTTTTAGCGTAGCGCACGATGAGGAATTTAAAATTCCTTTAATTAAACAAGCAATTGCCGCATCAGGAGGTAAATTACCTTTGTTTGTAAGCCCATGGTCGCCACCAGCATGGATGAAAGATAACAACAGTTTAATTCAGGGTGGGCATTTATTGCCTGCATACCGCCAAAGCTGGGCCAATCATTACGTAAAATTTATCAAAACTTACGAGGCGATGGGTATTCCGGTTTGGGGTTTAAGTGTTCAGAACGAACCTATGGCCAAACAGAAATGGGAATCTTGTGTGTTCACGGCCGAAGAAGAACGCGATTTTATTAAAAACTTCTTAGGTCCAACCTTACAGAAATCGGGCCTCGCATCAAAAAAACTAATTGCCTGGGATCATAACCGTGACCAGATTTTTCAAAGAGCCAGTACCATTTTAAATGACAAGGATGCTGCTAAATATGTTTGGGGTATTGGTTTTCACTGGTATGAAACATGGACAGGCAGTGGAATGCAATTCGGTAATGTGAAACAAACACATGAAGCTTATCCTGATAAGGCCTTGATTTTTACCGAAGGATGTAAAGAACAATACGATGTAAATAAACTGGATGACTGGACCTTGGGCGAGCGTTACGGTTACTCCATGATTAACGATTTTAATGCCGGAACTGCTGCCTGGACGGATTGGAATATTCTTTTAGATGAAAAAGGTGGGCCAAACCATGTCGGTAACTTCTGTTTTGCTCCCGTACATGCCGATACAAAAAATGATAAATTGATTTATACAAATGCTTATTATTATATGGGGCATTTTTCTAAATTTATCCGCCCGGGAGCCAAAAGGATAGGAGCAGCATCCAGTCGCGATAAATTGCAATCAACAGCTTTTTTAAATCCCGACGGTAAGTTGGTTGTAGTAGTAATGAATCAATCGGATGATAAATTAAAATACAGTTTATGGATAAAAGGGGAGGCTGCAACAACAACCAGTTTGCCGCACTCTATCACAACATTGGTAGTAGAATAA